In Pangasianodon hypophthalmus isolate fPanHyp1 chromosome 3, fPanHyp1.pri, whole genome shotgun sequence, a single genomic region encodes these proteins:
- the pbld gene encoding phenazine biosynthesis-like domain-containing protein, translating to MEIPIYTVDAFTNLPFKGNPAAVCLLENELKEDLYQKIAAEMNLTETAFITKLKPTEDFCSGARFGLRWFTPTHEVDLCGHATLASAAVLFYKKENTNSVVAFETLSGELLVRQRGESLVLDFPLNKAEVQDRKKFNDILKAAVGDLPIQEVCYCKTTKDLLVCLPDTCDRSVLTSLNPVAESLEKSEDGGRIKSLIITVKGAPTSQPGYDFYSRNFAPWVGVFEDPVTGSAHTVLGPYWSEKLGKKKMLAYQCSRRGGELEVELRGNNRVDIAGQAVVLLEGVLKL from the exons ATGGAGATTCCAATATATACTGTCGATGCATTTACTAATTTACCATTTAAAGGAAACCCTGCTGCAGTTTGTCTTTTAGAGAAT GAACTGAAGGAGGACCTTTATCAGAAAATAGCAGCTGAAATGAACTTGACTGAGACTGCATTCATCACAAAACTGAAGCCAACAGAAGATTTTTGTTCAG GAGCGAGGTTTGGCTTACGCTGGTTCACCCCTACACATGAGGTCGACCTTTGTGGCCATGCGACACTAGCGTCAGCAGCAGTGCTCTTTTACAAGAAAg AAAACACCAACTCTGTGGTGGCCTTTGAGACTCTGAGTGGAGAGCTGCTGGTGCGTCAGCGAGGTGAATCGTTAGTGCTGGACTTCCCTCTCAATAAAGCAGAAGTCCAG GACAGAAAGAAATTTAATGACATCCTTAAG GCTGCTGTGGGAGATCTGCCTATTCAAGAGGTGTGTTACTGTAAAACAACAAAGGATCTGCTAGTATGTTTGCCTGACACATGTGACAG GTCCGTGCTTACTTCCCTGAACCCGGTGGCCGAGTCTCTGGAAAAAAGTGAGGATGGTGGAAGGATTAAGAGTCTTATCATCACAGTGAAAGGAGCACCAACCTCACAGCCAGGATACGACTTTTACTCCCGTAACTTTGCACCGTGGGTCGGAGTCTTTGAAGATCCAGTGACTG GCTCTGCCCATACAGTCCTTGGTCCCTACTGGTCTGAGAAACTgggaaagaagaaaatgttAG CCTACCAGTGCTCCAGACGTGGCGGTGAGCTTGAGGTGGAACTGAGAGGAAACAACAGAGTTGACATCGCTGGCCAAGCAGTGGTCCTCCTTGAAGGAGTCCTCAAACTCTAG